From Lemur catta isolate mLemCat1 chromosome 19, mLemCat1.pri, whole genome shotgun sequence, a single genomic window includes:
- the ZSCAN4 gene encoding zinc finger and SCAN domain-containing protein 4, producing MALDLRKSFQCEPAGNDLGSENLEFKPTQRLVIQNEEGISKFSSTQLDSSQNSNNSCARQELQRFYEFFHSWLQPEKHSKDEIISQLVLEQFVISGYCNDRSILKEKWESSGRDLEKLMEEITDDCMKSPVLVHVCMQGQEALFSENMPLKEVIVHLTKQLSAGTPTGENVGSHFQTPQDTPLETGQGQEDKEDGCNMSMTTTQVNNSITSQGNQISSLLIIQKENGPRPEDEGVSCENPHNFRREGLGISRSQEGSLTGPSYQDVPMDVGPEFLSEPNQSSPEPVPSNQSNEGNSTCEVHQERFNGAQKSYQCEKCPKIFKYLCHFLAHQRRHKNERPFVCSECHKGFFQVSDLRVHQIIHTGEKPFACSVCEKSFSHKTNLRAHVRIHTGEKPYACSLCHKSYRQSSTYHRHMRMHEKITLKNVPSKPEAS from the exons ATGGCTTTAGATCTCAGAAAATCATTTCAGTGTGAACCAGCTGGGAATGATCTTGGATCAGAAAATCTAGAGTTTAAACCAACCCAAAGACTTGTTATCCAGAATGAAGAAGGGATTTCTAAGTTCTCAAGCACTCAACTCGACTCATCTCAAAACAGCAATAACTCGTGTGCAAGGCAGGAATTGCAAAGATTCTATGAGTTTTTTCACTCATGGCTGCAACCAGAAAAGCACAGCAAGGATGAAATTATTTCTCAATTGGTCCTGGAGCAGTTTGTAATTAGTGGATACTGCAATGACAGGtccattttgaaagagaaatgggAATCAAGTGGCAGAGACCTGGAGAAATTAATGGAAGAAATAACCGATGATTGTATGAAGTCACCTGTCTTA GTCCATGTCTGCATGCAGGGACAGGAAGCTCTCTTTTCTGAGAATATGCCCTTGAAAGAAGTCATTGTTCATCTTACAAAACAGTTGTCAGCAGGAACCCCAACAGGAGAGAACGTGGGATCACACTTCCAGACTCCCCAGGATACTCCCTTGGAAACAGGACAAG GACAAGAAGATAAAGAAGATGGCTGCAACATGTCTATGACAACTACTCAAGTAAATAACAGTATTACTAGTCAAGGCAATCAAATATCCTCCCTACTCATTATCCAGAAAGAGAATGGTCCCAGGCCTGAAGATGAAGGTGTTTCTTGTGAAAACCCACACAACTTCAGAAGAGAAGGGCTAGGCATCTCCAGGTCCCAGGAAGGGTCCCTGACGGGGCCCTCTTATCAAGATGTCCCTATGGATGTGGGGCCAGAGTTTCTCTCTGAGCCAAACCAGTCCTCCCCTGAGCCTGTCCCTAGCAACCAGAGCAATGAGGGAAACTCCACATGTGAGGTACACCAAGAAAGATTCAATGGAGCTCAAAAATCATATCAATGTGAGAAATGTCCCAAGATCTTTAAATATCTCTGTCACTTCTTAGCCCaccaaagaagacacaaaaatgagAGGCCATTTGTTTGTTCTGAGTGTCACAAAGGCTTCTTCCAGGTATCAGATTTACGTGTGCATCAGATAATTCACACGGGAGAAAAGCCTTTTGCATGCAGCGTGTGTGAAAAGTCCTTCAGCCACAAAACCAACTTGCGGGCTCATGTGAGAatccacacaggagagaagccctatgCATGTTCCCTTTGCCACAAAAGCTACCGTCAGTCATCCACATACCACCGCCACATGAGGATGCATGAGAAAATTACCCTGAAAAATGTTCCCTCCAAACCAGAAGCTTCCTGA